The Streptomyces sp. NL15-2K genome contains a region encoding:
- a CDS encoding winged helix-turn-helix domain-containing protein: MTPAGRRRRESVRMQAAELYEQEIKPSEVARRLRVSVKSAYHWHQLWRDGGRKALASRGPSGSRCRLSPRCLEKLAAYLDEGPAAHGWVEDQVWTAARVATLIGRKFHVSYSVSGATRLMHRLGFSPQVPARRVAERDEQAVTAWKEATWAEVKGPGRPAGATSASRTKQGSPGSRHGDEPGAGEGAPRS, encoded by the coding sequence CTGACCCCTGCGGGACGTCGGCGCCGGGAGTCGGTTCGGATGCAGGCGGCCGAGTTGTACGAGCAGGAGATCAAGCCGTCGGAGGTCGCACGGCGGCTTCGGGTGAGTGTGAAGTCGGCTTACCACTGGCACCAGTTGTGGCGGGACGGCGGTCGTAAGGCTCTGGCTTCCCGCGGCCCGAGCGGATCACGTTGCCGGCTGTCCCCGCGCTGTCTGGAGAAACTGGCCGCGTACCTCGATGAGGGCCCGGCCGCCCACGGCTGGGTGGAGGACCAGGTGTGGACTGCCGCCCGGGTGGCCACGCTGATCGGCAGGAAGTTTCACGTCTCCTACAGCGTCTCCGGCGCCACGAGGCTGATGCACCGGCTCGGCTTCAGCCCGCAGGTCCCCGCACGCAGAGTCGCCGAGCGCGACGAGCAGGCTGTGACCGCCTGGAAGGAGGCGACCTGGGCGGAGGTAAAAGGGCCCGGGCGGCCTGCGGGGGCTACATCTGCTTCGAGGACGAAGCAGGGTTCACCCGGAAGCCGCCACGGGGACGAACCTGGGGCCGGCGAGGGCGCACCCCGGTCGTGA
- a CDS encoding GDSL-type esterase/lipase family protein has translation MTGTQIRRIAAMGSSYAAGPGIEPVADRRANRSARNYPHLLAERLGAELTDLTVSGATTDTITTTPQRVLLHTFPPQLAGLPEDADLVTITAGGNDLGYIGSMLRLGVAGRFSAHTLFRPLGTALKRKSVPRPSEADVERAAAGLVLIVEETRRRVERARVLLVDYLTVVGPDTRHSRATPFEAATLEEFRRLGDQVADVFTRAAARSGAELVAMRPRSQEHALGSTEPWVTGLPERLRPSTVVGAFHPNSAGMRAVADAIAEHLQGPEREQGPAGDRWQAYYTWYRRYQAEGADGLRTRSKAPKHSPNATHVEVVGKIIHLRQNYHFGPEEIAMYLKRYHDVTISKSGVWRILNRLDMGRLPASQRYKRHDRRRKRYEKQLPGHRVQIDVKFIEPLASMPQGRRGGRNKYFQFTAIDDCTRLRVLRIYPTLDQNTAIQFLDYVIQRLPFQVEVIQTDNVAEFQSAFHWHVLDHNIPLADLTQTDVDMWLSESRDRRHVRLFLRWAHQRRLTGKHEVPDRPRDEPHRWWTETEHWTQLQRCLHDEALPADVRATGALVLLYGMPITRIATLTRSDLTDGIEPRLLMGTHPAALPPVVYQLLLRQAERAEPNSAIGRVPPRTAWLFPGYAAGTHRSAADLARKLRLHELPARTGRNTAPLALAADLPASVLSETLGLSITAALKWTRRATRDWNAYLAARPTPRLNTGPPTKTNSASGPPPEFKADAY, from the coding sequence ATGACGGGCACACAGATCCGGCGGATCGCGGCGATGGGAAGCTCGTACGCTGCGGGTCCCGGCATCGAGCCGGTCGCCGACCGCCGGGCGAACCGCTCGGCGCGGAACTACCCGCACCTGCTGGCCGAACGGCTCGGTGCCGAACTCACGGACCTCACCGTGAGCGGAGCGACCACCGACACGATCACCACCACCCCCCAACGCGTGCTGCTCCACACCTTTCCGCCCCAGCTGGCCGGTCTGCCGGAGGACGCCGACCTGGTGACGATCACCGCCGGTGGCAACGACCTCGGCTACATCGGCAGCATGTTGCGGCTGGGCGTGGCGGGCCGGTTCTCTGCCCACACCCTCTTCCGGCCGCTGGGCACCGCACTGAAGCGGAAGAGCGTGCCGCGACCGTCGGAGGCCGACGTCGAACGGGCGGCGGCCGGTCTCGTCCTCATCGTGGAGGAAACGCGACGCAGAGTCGAGCGCGCGCGGGTGCTCCTGGTCGACTACCTCACGGTCGTCGGACCCGACACCCGCCACAGCCGCGCGACACCCTTCGAGGCAGCGACTCTGGAGGAGTTCCGCCGACTGGGCGACCAGGTCGCCGACGTCTTCACCCGCGCCGCCGCCCGCTCCGGGGCGGAACTCGTCGCGATGCGGCCGCGCAGCCAGGAACACGCTCTCGGATCGACCGAACCATGGGTGACCGGACTCCCCGAACGACTTCGCCCTTCCACCGTCGTCGGAGCCTTCCATCCCAACAGCGCCGGAATGCGCGCTGTGGCGGACGCGATCGCCGAGCACCTGCAAGGGCCCGAGAGGGAGCAGGGGCCAGCAGGCGACAGGTGGCAGGCGTACTACACCTGGTACCGCCGCTACCAGGCCGAGGGAGCCGACGGGCTGCGCACCCGCTCCAAGGCACCGAAGCACAGCCCCAACGCGACGCACGTCGAGGTGGTCGGGAAGATCATCCATCTGCGGCAGAACTACCACTTCGGGCCCGAGGAGATCGCCATGTACCTCAAGCGGTACCACGACGTCACCATCAGCAAGTCCGGCGTCTGGCGCATCCTCAACCGCCTGGACATGGGCCGCCTGCCGGCCTCACAGCGCTACAAGCGTCACGACCGCCGACGGAAACGGTACGAGAAGCAACTGCCCGGCCACCGCGTCCAGATCGACGTGAAGTTCATCGAGCCCCTCGCCTCAATGCCCCAGGGCCGCCGCGGCGGCCGCAACAAGTACTTCCAGTTCACCGCGATCGACGACTGCACCCGTCTGCGCGTCCTGCGGATCTACCCGACGCTGGACCAGAACACCGCGATCCAGTTCCTCGACTACGTCATCCAGCGCCTGCCGTTCCAGGTCGAGGTCATCCAGACCGACAACGTCGCCGAGTTCCAGTCCGCCTTCCACTGGCACGTCCTCGACCACAACATCCCGCTGGCCGACCTCACGCAAACGGACGTCGACATGTGGCTGTCGGAGAGCCGGGATCGCCGGCATGTCCGGCTCTTCCTTCGCTGGGCCCACCAGCGTCGCCTCACCGGCAAGCATGAGGTGCCTGACCGTCCGCGAGATGAGCCCCACCGCTGGTGGACGGAGACCGAGCACTGGACGCAGTTGCAACGCTGCCTGCATGACGAGGCGTTGCCCGCTGATGTGCGAGCCACAGGCGCCCTGGTGCTGCTGTACGGGATGCCGATCACGCGGATCGCTACTCTCACTCGCTCCGACCTCACCGACGGCATCGAGCCGCGACTGCTCATGGGCACGCATCCCGCAGCGCTGCCGCCCGTGGTCTACCAGCTTCTGCTTCGCCAAGCAGAACGCGCCGAGCCGAACTCGGCGATCGGCCGCGTTCCCCCACGAACCGCCTGGCTTTTCCCTGGGTACGCCGCCGGGACACACCGCTCAGCAGCCGATCTCGCGCGCAAACTGCGCCTCCATGAGCTGCCAGCGCGTACCGGCCGGAACACTGCGCCGCTCGCCCTCGCAGCTGACCTGCCCGCCTCAGTGCTCAGCGAGACTCTTGGTCTCAGCATCACCGCGGCACTCAAGTGGACCCGCCGAGCTACTCGCGACTGGAACGCCTATCTCGCGGCCCGTCCGACACCGAGACTGAACACAGGGCCGCCCACGAAGACCAACTCGGCATCGGGCCCGCCCCCCGAATTCAAAGCTGATGCTTACTAA
- a CDS encoding IS701 family transposase, which produces MDAHEVNRVRAKLALFVADVFASVPRKDQRAKGDCYLRGLMLDGRRKSIQAMASRLPDGNEQNLQQFVNQSTWDPVPVQRRICERMLPLIGPAAWVIDDVSVPKDGRMSAGVAPQYCGALGKRANCQVAVSIHAATDTASCPLQWRLFLPEEWVSDTVRRDLARIPADVTHREKWRLALDMLDTLAGWGMRPPAVVADAAYGTNAHLRAALSDRQVAYVLAVRGDVTAHPLDAEPEAPARNGHVGCWPQPRYRHPAPSLAALAAGLDQDAFTPLTWRHGSRGELRSRFAAVRVRPAGKAVERPIKAAASAGQGWWDGILPDCWLLVEWPSGAEAPTDYWLSNLPADTPIADLVRLAKVRWRIEHDYRELKHGLGLDHFEGRSWPGWHHHVTLVTAAHAFLTEQRLAPKVPGPVSPSTKSSRPSRTS; this is translated from the coding sequence GTGGATGCACATGAAGTGAACCGTGTGCGGGCGAAGTTGGCGCTGTTCGTGGCGGATGTGTTCGCCTCGGTGCCGCGGAAGGACCAGCGGGCCAAGGGCGACTGCTACTTGCGCGGACTGATGCTGGACGGTCGGCGCAAGTCCATCCAGGCCATGGCCTCGCGATTACCGGACGGCAACGAGCAGAACCTGCAGCAGTTCGTGAACCAGTCCACGTGGGATCCGGTGCCGGTGCAGCGCAGGATCTGCGAACGGATGCTGCCGCTGATCGGTCCGGCGGCGTGGGTGATCGACGATGTGTCGGTGCCCAAGGACGGCCGGATGTCGGCCGGGGTGGCTCCGCAGTACTGCGGAGCGTTGGGAAAGAGAGCAAACTGCCAGGTCGCGGTCAGTATTCACGCCGCCACCGACACCGCCTCCTGCCCGCTGCAATGGCGTCTGTTCCTGCCTGAGGAGTGGGTATCGGACACCGTCCGCCGGGACCTCGCGCGGATCCCGGCGGACGTCACGCACCGCGAGAAGTGGCGCCTGGCCCTGGACATGCTCGACACGCTCGCCGGCTGGGGCATGAGGCCGCCGGCTGTGGTGGCTGACGCCGCCTACGGCACCAACGCGCATCTGCGAGCCGCATTGTCCGACCGCCAAGTCGCCTACGTGCTGGCCGTCCGCGGCGATGTGACCGCCCATCCGTTGGACGCGGAGCCTGAGGCCCCAGCCCGCAACGGGCATGTCGGCTGCTGGCCACAGCCCCGCTACCGGCATCCAGCACCGTCCTTGGCGGCCCTTGCCGCCGGCCTTGATCAAGACGCATTCACCCCGCTCACCTGGCGGCACGGCTCGAGAGGGGAGTTACGTTCCCGCTTCGCCGCCGTGCGTGTCCGTCCCGCCGGCAAGGCCGTCGAGCGCCCGATCAAAGCTGCGGCCTCGGCCGGACAGGGCTGGTGGGACGGGATCCTGCCCGACTGCTGGCTGCTGGTCGAATGGCCCTCCGGCGCCGAGGCGCCGACCGATTACTGGCTGTCCAACCTGCCGGCCGACACTCCGATCGCCGACCTGGTCCGTCTGGCGAAGGTCCGCTGGCGCATCGAGCACGACTACCGCGAACTCAAGCACGGCCTGGGCCTGGACCACTTCGAAGGGCGTTCCTGGCCGGGCTGGCACCACCACGTCACCCTCGTGACCGCCGCCCACGCCTTCCTCACCGAACAGCGCCTGGCCCCAAAAGTGCCCGGGCCGGTCTCACCCTCTACCAAGTCCTCGAGACCCTCCAGGACGTCTTGA
- a CDS encoding lipase, whose protein sequence is MKRMSRILMVSAVSVALTASGTTAVVENTTEKPRAAAVAPVATDLSRGPLVSVEHLRTLTAREVAAELAGDKAGAWDTGAVRYGLDTFRIVYRTVDSHGRSTAASGLLALPQSGERRLRTVSFTHGTELFKGDVASVSTSVWDQAPALTYASAGFATVLPDYLGLGLGPGPHPWMDVPSETTAALDMLRASRAVATAKGRELRREVLVTGFSQGASAALGLARSLQEGADGWFRLRAVAPISGAYAFRDAELPALLAGQTEPKASVIYTALILVAFNRLHHLYDTPAQVFRAPYDQTIEDLLDGTHTGQEVEAGTPDSIDALLTPKGRAMLAHPTERLAAALRIADGVCTDWTPRAPIRLYYADGDEQAVTANTARCHAALRARGVHAPPIDLGTPDYGGSRHLGSQQAGTAAVVRWFHSLR, encoded by the coding sequence ATGAAGCGAATGAGCAGGATACTGATGGTCTCGGCGGTGTCGGTGGCGCTGACGGCGAGCGGCACGACGGCCGTGGTCGAAAACACAACAGAGAAACCCCGGGCCGCCGCTGTCGCGCCCGTTGCGACGGACTTATCGCGGGGCCCGCTCGTGTCGGTCGAGCACCTGCGCACGCTCACCGCCCGCGAGGTCGCGGCCGAGCTGGCGGGGGACAAGGCGGGGGCCTGGGACACCGGCGCCGTACGGTACGGTCTGGACACCTTCCGGATCGTGTACCGCACAGTTGACTCTCATGGCCGGTCCACGGCGGCCAGCGGACTGCTGGCCCTGCCTCAGAGCGGTGAGCGGCGGCTGCGCACCGTGTCCTTCACGCACGGCACCGAACTGTTCAAGGGCGATGTCGCCTCCGTCTCGACCAGCGTCTGGGACCAGGCCCCCGCCCTGACCTACGCCTCCGCCGGATTCGCCACGGTGCTCCCCGACTACCTCGGGTTGGGCTTGGGCCCCGGCCCGCACCCCTGGATGGACGTGCCCTCGGAGACGACGGCCGCCCTGGATATGCTGCGCGCCTCCCGCGCCGTCGCGACGGCGAAGGGCCGGGAGCTGCGGCGCGAGGTACTGGTCACCGGCTTTTCACAGGGCGCCTCGGCGGCACTGGGACTGGCCCGGTCGCTGCAGGAAGGCGCCGACGGATGGTTCCGGCTGCGAGCTGTGGCGCCCATCAGCGGCGCGTACGCGTTCCGCGACGCGGAACTGCCCGCGCTGCTGGCCGGGCAGACGGAGCCGAAGGCAAGCGTGATCTACACGGCGCTGATCCTGGTCGCCTTCAACCGCCTGCACCACCTGTACGACACGCCGGCCCAGGTGTTCCGCGCGCCGTACGACCAGACGATCGAAGATCTGCTGGACGGCACACACACCGGTCAGGAGGTCGAGGCGGGCACCCCGGACTCCATCGACGCGCTGCTCACACCCAAAGGCCGGGCGATGCTGGCCCATCCCACCGAACGGCTGGCGGCCGCTCTGCGGATCGCCGACGGCGTGTGCACCGACTGGACGCCGCGCGCTCCGATCCGGCTCTACTACGCCGACGGCGACGAGCAGGCCGTCACCGCGAACACCGCCCGCTGCCACGCCGCCCTGCGCGCCCGCGGCGTCCATGCCCCGCCGATCGACCTCGGCACCCCTGACTACGGCGGCTCACGCCACCTGGGTTCCCAGCAGGCGGGAACCGCCGCCGTGGTGAGGTGGTTCCACTCCCTGCGGTAG
- a CDS encoding DUF2332 domain-containing protein has product MRSQGSSTPTPDIDLGTIAHEYRLFAERQAKGHSPVYEALSVAVAGDERLLALLHTLPPVKRQPNLLLAAARRLGVPLDSTSEFLTWVVTHWDELSSLMLVRLTQTNESARCATLLPVLATLPQPLALIEVGASAGLCLYPDRYRYIYDQSQPFGPADSPVIFPCRTTGPVPIPRQLPDVVWRTGVDLNPLDPSDPEDTSWLESLVWPDQTERLQRLRGALNVARAEPAHIVRGDLNEAVSRLVAQAPTGATPVVFHSAVLAYLSPDARAQFARTMRNLPCRWISNESPSVFPALLDLLPEPAPTDRATFVMALDERPIAFTGPHGERLHWLSDAGLPVSGE; this is encoded by the coding sequence ATGAGGAGCCAGGGGAGCAGCACCCCCACCCCGGACATCGACCTGGGGACGATCGCGCACGAATACCGGCTCTTCGCCGAGCGCCAGGCGAAGGGCCACTCGCCCGTCTACGAGGCGTTGAGCGTTGCGGTTGCCGGCGACGAGAGGCTCCTCGCGCTGCTCCACACACTTCCGCCCGTCAAGCGCCAGCCCAACCTGCTGCTCGCTGCCGCACGCCGCCTCGGCGTACCCCTCGACTCGACCAGCGAGTTTTTGACATGGGTGGTGACCCACTGGGACGAGTTGAGCTCCCTCATGCTCGTCCGACTGACGCAAACGAACGAAAGCGCCCGGTGCGCCACCTTGCTGCCGGTTCTGGCCACACTGCCGCAGCCGCTGGCGCTGATAGAGGTCGGAGCCTCGGCCGGGCTCTGTCTTTACCCGGACCGGTACCGCTACATCTATGACCAGAGTCAGCCATTCGGCCCTGCGGACAGCCCGGTCATCTTTCCTTGCCGTACCACCGGACCGGTTCCGATCCCGCGTCAGCTGCCCGACGTCGTCTGGCGGACTGGGGTCGACCTCAACCCACTCGACCCCTCCGATCCCGAAGACACCAGCTGGCTGGAGAGCCTGGTCTGGCCGGATCAGACCGAGCGCCTGCAACGGCTGCGCGGTGCCCTCAATGTGGCACGGGCCGAGCCCGCGCACATAGTCCGCGGCGACCTGAACGAGGCAGTGAGCAGACTGGTGGCTCAGGCTCCCACGGGGGCTACGCCCGTGGTCTTCCACAGCGCGGTCCTGGCCTACCTCTCCCCCGACGCACGCGCCCAGTTCGCGCGGACGATGCGGAATCTCCCATGCCGCTGGATCTCGAACGAGTCCCCGAGCGTCTTTCCCGCGCTGCTCGATCTCCTGCCTGAACCGGCCCCGACCGACCGCGCCACTTTCGTGATGGCCCTCGACGAGCGTCCGATCGCATTCACAGGACCCCACGGCGAGCGTCTCCACTGGCTCAGCGATGCCGGCCTGCCTGTTTCCGGCGAATGA